The following are encoded together in the Janthinobacterium sp. Marseille genome:
- a CDS encoding AraC family transcriptional regulator translates to MSQVDWLSRLLQMITITGKLEVHCTYGAPWRVAWSQSAAHEIPYHVVLNGRAIIEDPETKTNRELLAGDIVLLPHGSAHVLHDGSGHPPGTTHNRQGSAGWTLSENESPGEHLDMLCGRFFIEPPHDRMIHDYLPATLIVRAIDGHSEGSIKSASNHLVSLVELMRVESAGDKPGGCAILNSLTSALFTLALRAASESEQAPPGLLALAGHSRLTPAISAMFTNPARPWNLPDLADLCNMSRATFVRHFQDKLGRSAIELLTDIRMSMAANELKKPGMTTEAVADAVGYRSVAAFRRIFTEKMGMTPGQCRRLSREVK, encoded by the coding sequence ATGTCTCAAGTCGACTGGCTAAGCCGTCTCCTGCAAATGATCACCATCACTGGCAAGCTAGAGGTTCACTGCACCTATGGCGCCCCATGGCGTGTGGCTTGGTCCCAGTCTGCAGCTCATGAAATCCCCTATCACGTCGTACTCAATGGCCGAGCCATTATCGAAGATCCGGAAACGAAGACGAACAGGGAATTGCTGGCCGGCGATATCGTGCTGTTACCTCACGGGTCTGCACATGTGCTGCACGATGGCAGCGGGCATCCGCCGGGGACTACCCACAATCGCCAAGGTTCTGCAGGATGGACGCTCAGCGAAAATGAAAGTCCGGGAGAACATTTGGACATGCTGTGTGGGCGATTCTTCATAGAACCGCCTCACGATCGGATGATTCACGATTATCTACCTGCGACTTTAATAGTGCGTGCCATAGATGGCCACAGTGAGGGGAGCATTAAGTCTGCTTCGAACCACTTAGTCAGCCTCGTAGAACTGATGCGCGTCGAATCTGCAGGCGATAAACCAGGCGGATGCGCAATCCTCAACTCACTTACTTCGGCGCTGTTCACATTGGCACTGCGGGCAGCGAGTGAATCCGAACAGGCACCGCCAGGTCTGTTAGCGCTTGCCGGCCATTCACGATTGACTCCGGCCATTTCAGCCATGTTCACTAATCCGGCACGTCCGTGGAATCTTCCTGATCTGGCCGACTTGTGCAACATGTCACGCGCTACCTTCGTTCGGCACTTTCAAGACAAACTGGGACGTTCAGCAATAGAACTTCTGACGGATATCCGAATGAGCATGGCCGCCAACGAACTGAAGAAGCCTGGAATGACCACTGAGGCTGTGGCTGATGCAGTTGGCTATCGATCAGTTGCGGCATTCAGGAGAATATTCACCGAAAAAATGGGAATGACGCCGGGGCAATGTCGACGTCTATCGCGCGAGGTGAAGTAA
- a CDS encoding nitroreductase family protein: MFNGTTQTNPVIECILSRSSAKYYDPAATLSDEQIYELVRIGTAAPTSFHLQNWRFIAVRTPEAKAKLSPIAWGQPPITEAAVTFIICGQLADSSVIPERLAPLVKAGVMPATMVPEWENPARGLYFDQPQRQRDEAMRTATFGAAAMIYAARSFGLGSTPMIGFDADGVHREFGLTKNEVPVMLLSIGVERAGNWAQKPRRPVTEVLNFV, from the coding sequence ATGTTTAACGGAACCACCCAGACCAACCCCGTCATTGAATGTATTTTGAGCCGCTCTTCCGCCAAGTATTACGACCCTGCCGCCACCTTAAGCGATGAGCAAATCTATGAGCTCGTTCGCATCGGCACGGCCGCACCAACATCTTTCCACTTGCAGAACTGGCGCTTCATCGCCGTACGTACACCGGAAGCTAAAGCTAAGCTGAGTCCGATTGCTTGGGGCCAACCTCCGATTACTGAAGCGGCCGTTACCTTCATCATCTGCGGTCAGTTAGCCGATTCCAGTGTAATACCGGAGCGCTTAGCGCCACTGGTGAAAGCGGGCGTTATGCCAGCAACGATGGTGCCGGAATGGGAGAACCCTGCACGTGGCCTTTACTTTGATCAGCCGCAGCGTCAGCGCGACGAAGCAATGCGCACTGCCACCTTTGGCGCGGCAGCGATGATCTATGCAGCACGTTCGTTCGGCCTGGGCTCGACGCCGATGATTGGTTTCGATGCTGATGGGGTACATCGTGAGTTCGGATTGACCAAAAACGAAGTGCCAGTTATGCTGTTGTCCATTGGAGTGGAGCGTGCAGGAAATTGGGCGCAGAAGCCACGTCGTCCGGTGACCGAAGTACTGAATTTCGTCTGA
- a CDS encoding cupin domain-containing protein, protein MFVSTGVIAHESNEIVKPNFEQTIPNLPGKSLIAVEVEYPPGTASLPHNHAKSAFIYAYVVSGAIESKVNDGDVRVYRAGESWSEPPGANHSVSRNASKTKAAKLLAIFVVDSNDKELTTPAK, encoded by the coding sequence ATGTTCGTCAGCACTGGTGTTATAGCGCATGAGTCCAACGAAATTGTGAAGCCGAATTTTGAACAAACAATTCCCAATCTGCCGGGCAAATCACTCATCGCCGTCGAAGTCGAGTATCCACCAGGCACGGCCTCATTACCTCATAACCACGCGAAGTCGGCTTTCATATACGCGTACGTGGTATCTGGTGCGATCGAATCGAAAGTCAATGATGGTGATGTGCGCGTGTACCGCGCTGGTGAGAGCTGGTCTGAACCGCCAGGTGCGAACCATTCCGTAAGTCGGAATGCGAGCAAAACCAAAGCAGCAAAACTCTTGGCCATATTCGTTGTTGATAGCAACGACAAAGAACTGACCACGCCTGCCAAGTAA
- a CDS encoding DUF3788 domain-containing protein: MEQSPQIGERISDKLTPPDERTIRNWIGQEAFKHWNEMRNWIGASYPDVFEPDWIYGGKKRGWSLRYKKTKAFCTLIPAFRQFSVLVVLGGAEREKFEERRYAWSPQLLKFYDEARTYTDGKWLTLAISSADDLHDVMELVSMKRPPLHLS; encoded by the coding sequence ATGGAACAGTCTCCCCAAATTGGCGAGAGAATCTCCGACAAATTAACGCCCCCCGATGAACGCACAATCCGCAACTGGATCGGACAGGAGGCATTCAAGCATTGGAATGAGATGAGGAACTGGATCGGGGCTTCCTACCCGGATGTCTTCGAACCAGATTGGATCTATGGCGGCAAGAAACGCGGTTGGTCTCTTCGCTACAAGAAGACTAAGGCGTTCTGTACGTTAATACCCGCATTCAGACAGTTTTCAGTTCTGGTGGTTTTGGGTGGCGCGGAGCGAGAAAAGTTTGAAGAGCGGCGTTATGCCTGGAGCCCTCAATTGCTTAAGTTCTACGATGAAGCTCGAACATACACTGATGGGAAATGGCTGACACTTGCGATCTCATCTGCAGATGATCTGCATGATGTGATGGAACTTGTGAGTATGAAGCGTCCACCACTCCATCTTTCTTAG
- a CDS encoding PLP-dependent aminotransferase family protein gives MNPNLKIQLDRTAKLSLSEQICVSICRAIESGLLAPGTRLPSWQGLAAQLGVARGTVQAAYERLSDSQMIETFGAKGTRVAPRLHTTAGKPEAPQPGAFMKTYQEMMAGPAIFQLGIPAMEGFPDKLFARARSSNLLKTGSFSSLVYPDPRGEIELRKEVAGYLSISRNLHCFPEQVFITSGYSSGLGLVLRVLGLDGRKVWMEEPGFLLTRKGLELARLNIVPVPVDAEGLDVDYGIKNAADAALAVVTPGQQAPLGTTLSLRRRLQLLEWAAANNAWIIEDDYLSELQLEGRPAPALASLDEGKRVIHIGSFSKTISPGLRLGFVVVPVELAEAFSEIVATLAPAPSPVIQLATAQFMHDGHYIQRVRRLKRLYSAQSDGLCEQLRMRDAEWIKAGLAVLLRLPAGAPDVQIVREARNIGIAPSPLSAWFATPSRALPGLLLGIASAPERYVAKSCRQLFEIIDRYC, from the coding sequence ATGAATCCAAATCTGAAAATTCAACTTGATCGGACAGCGAAGTTGTCGTTGTCTGAGCAAATTTGTGTAAGCATTTGCCGGGCAATAGAGTCAGGTCTTCTTGCACCTGGAACTCGATTACCCTCATGGCAGGGTCTAGCCGCACAGCTTGGTGTGGCTCGTGGCACAGTTCAAGCGGCCTATGAACGGTTATCTGATTCTCAGATGATCGAAACCTTCGGGGCAAAGGGAACTCGCGTAGCTCCGCGACTTCACACGACGGCTGGAAAACCAGAAGCGCCGCAACCCGGGGCTTTTATGAAAACCTATCAGGAGATGATGGCCGGTCCGGCGATCTTTCAGCTCGGCATTCCAGCGATGGAAGGGTTCCCGGATAAACTTTTCGCACGTGCACGCTCTTCCAATTTATTGAAGACTGGATCTTTTTCATCACTGGTTTATCCAGATCCGAGAGGAGAGATTGAACTGCGTAAAGAGGTCGCAGGCTATCTCTCCATTTCTAGAAATCTTCACTGCTTTCCGGAGCAGGTGTTTATTACTTCAGGATACAGTTCTGGCTTAGGTCTTGTACTACGCGTGTTAGGTTTGGATGGTCGAAAGGTTTGGATGGAAGAACCTGGTTTCCTTCTTACCCGGAAGGGATTGGAGCTCGCTCGTTTGAATATTGTTCCAGTACCAGTGGACGCCGAAGGTCTCGATGTGGACTACGGAATCAAGAACGCCGCGGACGCCGCGTTAGCCGTGGTGACGCCTGGACAACAAGCGCCATTGGGTACAACTCTGTCTTTGAGACGACGGCTTCAATTACTTGAGTGGGCAGCAGCGAATAACGCCTGGATCATCGAAGATGATTACCTCAGTGAGTTGCAACTAGAAGGCAGACCAGCACCTGCTTTAGCATCTTTGGACGAAGGAAAAAGAGTTATCCATATAGGTTCTTTCAGCAAGACTATTAGTCCAGGGCTGCGACTTGGATTTGTAGTTGTACCAGTCGAATTGGCTGAGGCATTTTCCGAGATAGTTGCAACACTTGCTCCTGCTCCATCGCCCGTAATTCAACTCGCCACGGCTCAATTTATGCATGATGGGCACTACATTCAGCGGGTACGTCGACTCAAGCGTCTATATTCTGCACAGAGTGACGGGTTATGCGAACAGTTACGAATGCGTGATGCAGAATGGATTAAGGCGGGTTTGGCAGTACTTCTCAGACTTCCTGCCGGCGCGCCCGACGTGCAAATCGTTCGGGAAGCAAGGAACATTGGTATCGCACCGTCGCCTTTGTCGGCGTGGTTTGCTACTCCATCTAGAGCCTTACCCGGTCTTTTACTCGGCATTGCTTCTGCACCTGAACGGTACGTCGCTAAATCGTGTCGCCAATTGTTCGAGATTATCGACCGATATTGCTAA
- a CDS encoding DUF488 family protein has translation MSNLANKPSVISIRRAYEDPSENDGYRVLVDRLWPRGRSKESLKLDQWARELAPTDELRKWFGHEPQHWEVFQQRYRSELAETEKLQQMQLLLADAAGRSITLVYGAKDEQHNQAVVLRDVMSKLLLK, from the coding sequence ATGTCCAATTTAGCCAATAAACCCTCAGTGATTTCGATTCGTCGAGCATATGAAGATCCATCCGAAAATGATGGATATCGAGTGTTGGTTGACCGTCTCTGGCCTCGCGGACGTAGCAAAGAATCACTCAAACTTGATCAATGGGCGCGCGAACTGGCACCGACCGACGAATTGCGAAAATGGTTCGGACACGAGCCGCAACATTGGGAAGTTTTCCAGCAACGCTATCGAAGCGAACTTGCTGAGACAGAAAAATTGCAGCAAATGCAATTATTACTCGCAGATGCTGCCGGTCGGTCGATAACGCTCGTATACGGCGCTAAAGATGAACAACACAATCAAGCAGTAGTGTTACGCGACGTCATGTCAAAGTTACTTCTAAAATAG
- a CDS encoding uracil-DNA glycosylase family protein, producing the protein MVRSTKMLHAEIAACTNCAPNLPLGPRPVVQFSRTARILIISQAPGTKVHASGIPWDDQSGARLREWLGISPQDFYNPEKVAIMPMGFCYPGKGKSGDLPPRPECAPLWHDKILAQLPPDHLTLLVGSYAQARYLPPTAPRLQTDRVEAFASFLPAFFPLPHPSWRCVSWMTRNPWFESKLLPILRDTVQKRLD; encoded by the coding sequence ATGGTTCGAAGTACGAAAATGCTACATGCGGAAATTGCTGCCTGTACTAACTGCGCCCCAAATTTACCCTTAGGCCCTCGTCCGGTGGTGCAATTCAGCAGAACGGCGCGAATTTTGATCATCTCACAAGCGCCTGGTACGAAGGTTCATGCCAGTGGCATTCCCTGGGACGATCAAAGCGGCGCGCGTTTGCGAGAATGGCTTGGTATATCACCACAAGATTTTTACAATCCAGAAAAAGTCGCCATCATGCCAATGGGATTTTGTTATCCAGGTAAAGGAAAAAGTGGCGATTTACCACCACGTCCCGAATGCGCACCACTGTGGCATGACAAAATTTTGGCACAACTACCGCCGGATCATTTGACATTGTTAGTTGGAAGTTATGCGCAAGCGCGCTATTTGCCGCCAACGGCTCCTCGATTACAAACGGATAGAGTCGAAGCGTTTGCCTCTTTTTTACCCGCTTTTTTTCCGTTGCCGCATCCGTCATGGCGTTGCGTTAGTTGGATGACTCGCAATCCCTGGTTCGAAAGTAAACTTTTGCCGATTTTGCGTGATACGGTGCAAAAACGTCTTGATTGA
- a CDS encoding alpha/beta hydrolase — MASQIFDFEGPKGYRLSGRIEGPETPNAWAIFAHCFTCGKDSLAATRTTRALGARGVGVLRFDFAGLGASQGKFGDSTFAADVADLVAAGQAMTAAGKEPSLLIGHSLGGAASLMAAGTMPNIRAVVTIGAPYDLKHVLHQFDPAALEKIEADGEAEVHLAGRPFVVRKNLIDALREHDLRSHIAALKRPLLVMHAPSDDTVYIENAANIFTAAKHPKSFISLDDADHLLTQRRDADYVADLITAWSSRYLPMKSDAS, encoded by the coding sequence ATGGCATCGCAGATATTTGATTTTGAAGGACCTAAAGGTTACCGACTATCTGGTCGCATTGAAGGGCCCGAAACACCTAATGCATGGGCGATTTTTGCGCACTGCTTTACCTGTGGCAAAGACAGTCTTGCCGCGACGCGGACAACACGTGCTTTGGGCGCACGTGGTGTCGGTGTCTTGCGTTTTGATTTTGCTGGATTGGGTGCTAGTCAGGGCAAATTCGGTGATTCGACCTTTGCCGCTGATGTGGCTGATTTAGTTGCTGCCGGCCAGGCTATGACGGCGGCTGGTAAGGAACCTTCATTATTAATCGGTCATAGTTTGGGAGGCGCAGCATCATTGATGGCAGCAGGCACGATGCCTAATATTCGTGCCGTCGTGACGATCGGAGCACCATACGATTTAAAGCATGTGCTGCATCAGTTCGATCCGGCTGCTTTGGAAAAGATCGAAGCAGACGGCGAGGCCGAAGTTCATCTAGCTGGTCGTCCTTTTGTTGTACGCAAGAATTTAATTGATGCTTTACGCGAGCACGATTTGCGCTCGCACATCGCGGCCTTGAAACGGCCATTGTTGGTGATGCACGCACCTAGCGACGACACGGTATATATAGAAAATGCTGCGAATATCTTCACCGCAGCCAAACATCCTAAGAGCTTCATTTCTCTGGATGATGCAGACCATTTGCTGACGCAACGTCGGGATGCCGACTATGTCGCCGATCTAATTACCGCATGGTCCTCTCGTTATCTTCCGATGAAGAGTGATGCAAGTTAA
- a CDS encoding AlpA family phage regulatory protein, whose translation MHTTANFLTNVIRIKRLKEKTGLGNSSVYNKLNFKSKYYDCDFPKPIQLGVSSVGWIEGEVDIWLSSRQRTKA comes from the coding sequence ATGCATACAACAGCCAATTTTTTAACCAATGTAATTCGTATCAAACGGCTTAAGGAGAAGACCGGTTTAGGAAACAGCAGCGTATATAACAAGCTCAATTTCAAAAGCAAATACTACGATTGTGATTTTCCGAAACCTATCCAGTTAGGGGTCAGTTCAGTGGGATGGATCGAAGGGGAGGTAGATATTTGGCTCAGCAGCCGTCAACGCACGAAAGCCTAA